Proteins encoded by one window of Cylindrospermum stagnale PCC 7417:
- the psbC gene encoding photosystem II reaction center protein CP43: MVTLSNTTSVMGGGRDQESSGFAWWSGNARLINLSGKLLGAHVAHAGLIVFWAGAMTLFEVAHFIPEKPMYEQGLILLPHLATLGWGVGAGGEIFDTFPYFVVGVLHLISSAVLGFGGIYHAVRGPETLEEYSSFFGYDWKDKNKMTNIIGFHLIILGVGALLLVLKAMFFGGVYDTWAPGGGDVRVITNPTLNPAIIFGYLIKSPFGGDGWIVSVDNLEDVIGGHIWIALICISGGIWHIFTKPFAWARRAFIWSGEAYLSYSLGALSLMGFIASIMVWYNNTVYPSEFFGPTGPEASQAQALTFLIRDQRLGANVGSAQGPTGLGKYLMRSPTGEIIFGGETMRFWDFRGPWLEPLRGPNGLDLEKIKNDIQPWQARRAAEYMTHAPLGSLNSVGGVATEINSFNYVSPRAWLACSHFVLGFFFLIGHLWHSGRARAAAGGFEKGINRETEPAMFMPDLD; encoded by the coding sequence GTGGTAACGCTCTCTAACACAACTTCTGTTATGGGCGGTGGACGTGACCAAGAATCAAGCGGTTTTGCTTGGTGGTCTGGAAACGCCCGTCTAATCAATTTATCTGGTAAACTGCTTGGCGCTCACGTAGCCCATGCTGGTTTGATTGTTTTCTGGGCTGGAGCGATGACTTTATTTGAAGTCGCTCACTTCATTCCAGAAAAGCCCATGTATGAACAGGGCTTGATCCTCCTACCTCACCTCGCCACTTTGGGTTGGGGTGTTGGTGCAGGTGGTGAAATTTTCGACACCTTCCCCTACTTTGTTGTTGGTGTACTTCACTTAATTTCCTCAGCCGTACTGGGTTTTGGCGGTATCTATCATGCCGTTCGTGGCCCAGAAACCTTGGAAGAATATTCTTCTTTCTTTGGTTACGACTGGAAAGACAAGAACAAGATGACCAACATCATCGGGTTCCACCTGATTATCTTGGGAGTCGGTGCACTGCTGTTAGTACTGAAGGCAATGTTCTTCGGTGGTGTGTATGACACCTGGGCGCCAGGTGGTGGCGATGTTCGCGTCATTACCAATCCAACACTCAACCCAGCAATAATCTTCGGTTATTTGATCAAGTCTCCCTTCGGTGGCGATGGCTGGATTGTCAGCGTCGATAACCTGGAAGATGTCATCGGCGGTCACATCTGGATTGCCTTAATTTGTATTTCTGGCGGTATCTGGCACATCTTCACCAAGCCTTTTGCTTGGGCACGTCGTGCTTTTATCTGGTCTGGTGAAGCTTACCTTTCCTACAGCTTGGGTGCACTATCCTTGATGGGCTTTATTGCCTCCATCATGGTTTGGTACAACAACACCGTTTACCCCAGCGAATTCTTTGGTCCTACGGGTCCCGAAGCTTCTCAAGCGCAAGCTTTGACCTTCCTCATCCGTGACCAACGCCTAGGTGCTAACGTCGGTTCTGCACAAGGCCCCACAGGTCTAGGTAAATACTTGATGCGCTCTCCTACCGGTGAAATTATCTTCGGTGGAGAAACCATGCGCTTCTGGGATTTCCGTGGCCCTTGGTTGGAGCCTCTACGCGGCCCCAACGGTCTTGATTTGGAAAAAATCAAGAATGATATTCAGCCTTGGCAAGCTCGTCGCGCCGCTGAATACATGACTCACGCTCCTCTGGGTTCTTTGAACTCTGTGGGTGGTGTGGCTACCGAAATTAACTCTTTCAACTACGTGTCTCCTCGCGCTTGGTTGGCTTGTTCACACTTCGTCTTAGGCTTCTTCTTCCTCATTGGT